DNA sequence from the Hippoglossus stenolepis isolate QCI-W04-F060 chromosome 17, HSTE1.2, whole genome shotgun sequence genome:
cacctgtctgtctctttcattTCAGAGTCAGATTCAGGTGAAACTGTGACAACTCAAGCTCCCATTGATGAAGATGAGACGCCTGACGGTGAGAATATTAATAAGATTATAAAGAAGAAACATGAAGAACAtcactacaacacacacactacacactacacacacacactacaacacacacacacacacacatacacacacacacacacacactacaacatacacactacacacacactacacactacacactccacacactacacactacacactacacactacacactacacactacacacactacaacacacacacaacaacacacactatacactaaacacacacactacacacacacacactatacactatacacacacacacacacacactcacacacactacacacacactacacacacacacactacacactacacacacacacacacacactacactcacacacacactacacacacacacacacacacactgtccgtcttctcacctgtctgtctcctcacctgtctgtcttctcacctgtctgttttctcacctgtctgtcttctcacctgtctgtctcctcacctgtctgtcttctcacTTGTCTGtcttctcacctgtctgtcttctcacctgtctgtcttctcacctgtctgtcttctcacctgtctgtctcctcacctgtctgtctcctcacctgtctgtctctttcattTCAGAGTCAGATTCAGGTGAAACTGCGACAACTCAAGCTCCCATTGATGAAGATGAGACGCCTGACGGTGAGAATATTAATAAGATTATAAAGAAGAAACATAAAGAACATTTCTCTTGAGCAAGactgatatgtttttttcttccgaTACTGATATTAGAGAGTCAAACATTTCCAATACCAATAAATCAGCcgatacatatatttatttaaaaaaattatcaatGATTCCTCAGGtgtcgttatcaaacctttaCAACATAGAAATGTAAcaaaggtttgatattttacagtttaaccataaaccttatTACAAGTAactatgaaaaacacaaatacaaccaaatatatagtATACCTAGATTAAGAAAGTGAgatcaaatataaacattaaagtTTATATACATCTGACATCATGTGTGTGACATGTGACGCATCATATGAcgtaatgacatcatcacatcgagttgatcaaaaacaaaaacactttttgtctgtttctgtttcagaaGATTCAAGTGACAAATTCTGAAACAAAATGTCAGTTCAATGACTTAAGTCGTTTAACGTCATCAGTGTGACGATGATATTTACTGACGATAATTCATAAAAGAATCAAACATTTGGCAGAAGCAGAATGTTGATGTTTCAACAATGTGAAGCTGGTTATATTCTTTAGAAATATGAATATGCTGCTGTGTCATTGAGACAGAAACcttctttgacaaacatttatttaacatctttagtttggtctgtgtcccatctgctaacatggaggatcagggtttatgacctatactacagccagccaccagggggcgatcaagacaatttggcttcacttttaggagctgtcatgttgtagCAACAGTAACCATAGCACAAACAGCTGGTCCAATCATCAAGTGACAAAAATAAGAGCGCTTtgaatttgtttgattttttaaaatgaaacgaGTTCTCCGCGGCTCCtgtgtgctaagctaggctaactgtATGTTTTGATTGTAAACTTAAAGGATTTACTTGTTCTCAGCTCACATGGTTTTTGAGATTTGATATTTGCCGCAGCACCGAGATAAAGACACATTCGCCCGCTGACTCGGAACATATATGTGAACTGTACCTTTAATTCTCAGCGTCTAACGACGACGACAAATCTGAGGTGACTGCTGAGGACTCTGATGAGGAGACTTCTGAGGACGCTCCCGAGGACTCTACCGAGGACCCTACTGAGGACCCTACCGAGGAGACTCCTGAGGAGCCTACTGAGGAGACTCTTGAGGACCCTACCGAGGAGACTACTGAGGAGCCTTCTGAGGAGACTACTGAGGAGCCTTCTGAGGAGACTACTGATGATCTTTCTGAGGAGACTGCTGAGGAAGCTTCAAAGGAGACTTCTGAGGAGACTACTGAGGAAGCTTCAAAGGAGACTTCTGAGGAGACTACTGAGGAAACTCCGGATGATGATTCTGAGGAAGACAAGAATGCTACAGAGGTTTCTGAAGGTAAATCAAAAATTTAAGATGAAGAGTTCAGATGTGAAGAACTTGGGTCAATCAGTTTGAAAAGCTGTTGAAATAATCAATAGTAAATATAATCAATAAAGTCAAGGTAGagaacttaaaggttcagtgtgaagaatgtagtgacatctagtggtgaagtatcatgtggcagctgaacactcctcacctcacctcataATTTAGAAGAAACACAGtcgtgaaaacatcaataggattattttatattaaatttctgtcaatagattctttcacctaaatcttacacactggacctttaaaagtCAAGAACTCAGAGAGGTCTCATTTTGTTCAGCTTCCTgacttttcatcttttcttctgttGCAGTAGAAGATGGAGAATCCGCCGAGGCTGCAATCACCACCAAAGCACCACAGGGTAATGGTCACACTTtactgtgacatcacactgcctcacagccaatcacagtTCAGCTTAAGTTGGAGCGTTAATGAACAGTCAGAGgtttgttgaaaatgaaaatgtctgtttgcTTCCTGTAGATAATCCTTAGACGCTCAGCCTCTGAACTGTGGAAGCTCATCGACCCCAGGTACcatcactctgcaccacagccGCTGGAATCAAACCTGTGAACTACAAGTTCTTAAATAAACTGCAAACCTTCCTCAGGCTCCATTTTTATCATCTGGTGTTTTATGTGCTGTGAATATTcctgtttttcattctctctttgaAAATGTGACGACCTGGGTAAAAAAAGTTagttaatgtaaaaaatatataaatataaacagaatcCACTGAACACTTTAGGATTTAGATCAATAAACGACTTTGAAACTGTAGTAACTGTGCTGCGTTCAGGTGCTACAGGAAAAAAGACCTAATTAAATAATGATAGTGATAACATATCATGTTAACGTGGTACatgttcctgtgttttctcccatCAGAGCATGCGGAATACAGTCGCCATGACAACAACCAACTAAACTGCATCTTAGCTTCAGCCTCCAGCTTTCTGTTCTCCCCGTCCTCAGCCtgttcctgattggttctcttTGTTTTCGAACTGGCTGCTTTacctttcattaaaaaaaattataaaaatgaataatgaaccttgaacctgtgtctctctctgcctgtctgtctgccctcAGTCTAACGTAGAAACATTAAAACAGCTGCTGATCTCAGAtctgttctgtgtgtctgtgttcaggtGTACATACAGTCCATCGTTTACCTTACAAACGTtaattgatatttttaaaagaagtgATGTCAGCGATAATGATTGTTTGTACACAGACGAACAGCTAATAAAGTTTGAACTGTCAGAAATTCAACACATACTGAgtctttattcaaagttcaatAATCTCCTGCGTCCGATCAGATATTTGTGATCGACTATTGATCTGAAATAAGACGCTACAACCGACCTGAAGTAAAAATGATGAACTAATGTTTGTAGATGTTGAGAATATTAACAATATAACACTGGAGAGTATTTAAAACTACGACCTGCACAGTGAAGgtcacagacacaggaaacagctgagaTCACTTCCTGTACCGTGGTCGAGGTGGTGACAgttcaaatattatatttagatGTTATTGTTCATCACCTCTGGGAGTTAGATAAAGACTAGTTACAGCTGCAATAACTCTTTTAGAAACTAGTGATCATAGATGAGTGAATATGTCTTTATATAGAAGTAAAAGAGACTTATTACATGTAGAAGGTCGACAGAGATAAGACCaattaacaaaacatttgtaataatgtttttacatttctatacaCTTTGAAAAATTAAACCAAGTAAAGAGTCAGATGAAGCGGAAATATAACGTTTCATGTTGTCATAATAAATCCATGTGATTTTACGAGAAACTTCAGAGAGCAGGTCGAACCAGTTTGAATTCTCcagtcagctgctgctgttccacATTCTTCTGCTCCGACAACGGGTTTGTCAGGATGAGTCCACAGCTGCACATAGGGTGACACTCACTACACAAAAccacgttcacaaacactacagcacgttcacaaacactacagcacgttcacaaacactacagcacgttcacaaacactacagcacgttcacaaacactacaacacgttcacaaacactacaacacgttcacaaacactacagcacgttcacaaacactacaacacgttcacaaacactacagcacgttcacaaacactacagcacgttcacaaacactacaacacgttcacaaacactacaacacgttcacaaacactacagcacgTTCATAAACACTACAGCACGTTCATAAACACTACAGCACGTTCATAAACACTacagcacgttcacaaacactacagcacgTCTACACAAAACTACAGaacgttcacaaacactacagcacgttcacaaacactacagcacgttcacaaacactacagcacgttcacaaacactacagcacgttcacaaacactacaacatgttcacaaaaactacagcacgttcacaaacactacaacacgttcacaaaaacatcagcacgttcacaaacactacaacatgttcacaaaaactacagcacgttcacaaacactacaacacgttcacaaacactacaacacgttcacaaaaactacagcacgttcacaaaaactacagaacgttcacaaacactacaacatgttcacaaaaactacaacatattcacaaacactacagcacgttcacaaacactacaacacgttcacaaacactacaacacgttcacaaacactacaacacgttcacaaacactacagcacgttcacaaaaactacagcaagttcacaaacactacagcacgttcacaaacactacagcacgttcacaaacactacaacacgttcacaaaaactacagaacgttcacaaacactacaacatgttcacaaaaactacagcacgttcacaaacactacaacatgttcacaaaaacatcagcacgttcacaaacactacaacaagttcacaaacactacaacacgttcacaaatactacaacacgttcaccaaaactacagcacgttcacaaacactacagcacgttcacaaaactacaacacgttcaccaAAACTACAAcatattcacaaacactacaacatgttcagaaaaactacaacacgttcacaaacactacaacacgttcacaaacactacagcacgttcacaaacactacaacacgttcacaaacactacagcacgttcacaaaaactacagcacgtTCACCAAAACTACAAcatattcacaaacactacagcacgttcacaaacactacagcacgttcaccaaaactacaacacgttcacaaacaagcaacatgttcacaaacactacaacacgttcaccaAAACTACAAcatattcacaaacactacagcacgttcacaaacacGACAACATGTTCACAAACACGACAACACGTTCACCAAAACTACAAcatattcacaaacactacaggacgttcacaaacactacaacacgttcacaaaaactacagcacgttcacaaacactacagcacgttcacaaaaactacagcacgtctacaaaaactacaacacgttcacaaaaactacaacacattcacaaaaactacagcacgttcacaaacactacagcaagttcacaaaaactacaacacgttcacaaaaactacagcaagtttacaaaaactacaacacgttcacaaaaactacagcaagttcacaaaaactacaacacattcacaaaaactacagcaagttcacaaacactacagcaagttcacaaaaactacaacacgttcacaaaaactacaacacgttcacaaaaactacagaacgttcacaaaaactacaacacgttcagaaaactacaacacgttcagaaaaactacaacacgtccacaaaaactacaacacgtacagaaaaactacaacacgttcacaaaaactacaacacgctcacaaaaactacaacacgttcacaaaactacaacacgttcacaaaactacaacacgttcacaaacactacagcacgttcacaaaaactacaacacgttcacaaaactacaacacgttcacaaaaactacagcaagttcacaaaaactacaacacgttcacaaaaactacagcaagttcacaaaaactacagaacgttcacaaacactacagcaagttcacaaaaactacagaacgttcacaaacactacagcaagttcacaaaaactacaacacattcacaaaaactacagcaagttcacaaaaactacaacacgttaaaaaaaactacaacaagttcacaaaaactacagcaagttcacaaaaactacagcaagttcacaaaaactacaacacgttcacaaaaactacaacacgttcacaaaaactacagcaagttcacaaacctacaacacgttcacaaaaactacagcaagttcacaaaaactacagcaagttcacaaaagctACAGaacgttcacaaacactacagcaagttcacaaaaactacaacacattcacaaaaactacagcaagttcacaaaactacagcaagttcacaaaaactacagcaagttcacaaaaactacagcaagttcacaaaaactacagcacgttcacaaaaactacagcaagttcacaaaactacagcaagttcacaaaaactacagcaagttcacaaaaactacagcaagttcacaaaaactacagcaagttcacaaaaactacagcacgttcacaaacactacagcacgttcccaaaactacaacacgttcacaaaaactacaacacgttcacaaaaactacagcaagttcacaaaaactacaacacgttcacaaaaactacagcaagttcacaaaactacaacacgttcacaaaaactacagcaagttcacaaaaactacaacacattcacaaaaactacagcaagttcacaaaaactacaacacattcacaaaaactacaacacgttcacaaacactacaacattttcacaaaactacagcaagttcacaaacactacagcaagttcacaaaatctacaacacgttcacaaaaactacaacacgttcacaaaaactacagaacgttcacaaaaactacaacacattcaccaaaaactacaacacgttcacaaaaactacaacacgttcacaaaaactacaacacgttcagaaaactacaacacgttcacaaaaactacaacacgttcacaaaaactacaacacgttcacaaaaactacaacacgttcacaaaaactacaacacgttcacaaaaactacaacacgttcacaaaaactacaacacgttcacaaaaactacagcaagttcaaaactacagcaagttcacaaaactacaacacgttcacaaaaactacagcaagttcacaaaactACAGaacgttcacaaacactacagcaagtcaaaaactacagaacgttcacaaacactacagcaagttcacaaaaactacaacacattcacaaaaactacagcaagttcacaaaaactacaacacgttcaaaaaaactacaacatgttcacaaaaactacagcaagttcacaaaaactacagcaagttcacaaaaactacagcaagttcacaaaactACAGaacgttcacaaacactacagcaagttcacaaaaactacaacacatcacaaaactacagcaagttcacaaaactacagcaagttcacaaaaactacagcaagttcacaaaaactacagcaagttcacaaaaactacagcaagttcaaAGCTACAACACGtccacaaaaactacagcaagttcacaaaaactacagcacgttcacaaaaactacagcaagttcacaaaccacacacgttcacaaaactacaacacgctcacaaaactacaacacgctcacaaaactacaacacgttcacaaaaactacaacacgttcagaaaaactacaacacgttcacaaaaactacagcacgctcacaaaactacaacacgttcacaaaaactacaacacgttcacaaaactacagcaagttcacaaaaactacagcaagttcacaaaaactacagaacgttcacaaacactacagcaagtacaaaaactacaacactttcacaaaaactacaacaacgctaaaaaactacaacacgttcacaaaaactacagcaagttcacaaaaactacagcaagttcacaaaaactacaacacgttcacaaaaactacagcaagttcacaaaaactacagcaagttcacaaaaactacaacacgttcacaaaaactacagcaagttcacaaaaactacagcacgttcacaaaaactacagcaagttcacaaaaactacagcacgttcacaaaaact
Encoded proteins:
- the LOC118125092 gene encoding flocculation protein FLO11 isoform X2, with amino-acid sequence MFHRCVFLLLVTLFAVSLAAPLPDEGDDNKSDSGETVTTQAPIDEDETPDASNDDDKSEVTAEDSDEETSEDAPEDSTEDPTEDPTEETPEEPTEETLEDPTEETTEEPSEETTEEPSEETTDDLSEETAEEASKETSEETTEEASKETSEETTEETPDDDSEEDKNATEVSEVEDGESAEAAITTKAPQDNP
- the LOC118125092 gene encoding flocculation protein FLO11 isoform X1: MFHRCVFLLLVTLFAVSLAAPLPDEGDDNKSDSGETVTTQAPIDEDETPDESDSGETATTQAPIDEDETPDASNDDDKSEVTAEDSDEETSEDAPEDSTEDPTEDPTEETPEEPTEETLEDPTEETTEEPSEETTEEPSEETTDDLSEETAEEASKETSEETTEEASKETSEETTEETPDDDSEEDKNATEVSEVEDGESAEAAITTKAPQDNP
- the LOC118125092 gene encoding flocculation protein FLO11 isoform X3, giving the protein MFHRCVFLLLVTLFAVSLAAPLPDEGDDNKSDSGETATTQAPIDEDETPDASNDDDKSEVTAEDSDEETSEDAPEDSTEDPTEDPTEETPEEPTEETLEDPTEETTEEPSEETTEEPSEETTDDLSEETAEEASKETSEETTEEASKETSEETTEETPDDDSEEDKNATEVSEVEDGESAEAAITTKAPQDNP